Proteins encoded in a region of the Deltaproteobacteria bacterium CG11_big_fil_rev_8_21_14_0_20_42_23 genome:
- a CDS encoding alpha-ketoacid dehydrogenase subunit beta, with amino-acid sequence MPIRTNIQAVNEALHLAMEREKNIVLLGEDVGKLGGVFRATQGLQKTFGEDRVMDTPLAEAGIIGASIGLAMNGMKPIPEIQFMGFVLPAMNQILGHAARLRNRTRGRFTVPMVVRMPCGGGIHAPEHHSESSEAYFTHTPGLKVVMPSTPHDMKGLLLASIEDPDTVLFLEHKRIYRAVKGEVAENYYTIPLGKADVVCKGTDLTIVTWGYMRHLSERVAAELAEQNVSVEVIDLRTLAPFDEEAILTSVAKTGRLLVVHEAPRNCGLGAEICSLVCEKAIYSLKAAPKRVTGYDITMPLPKGEDLYIPSEERIVHAIQQILSE; translated from the coding sequence ATGCCGATACGAACAAATATCCAAGCTGTGAATGAAGCGCTTCACTTGGCGATGGAACGTGAAAAAAATATTGTGCTTTTGGGCGAAGATGTGGGCAAGTTGGGCGGAGTGTTTCGCGCAACGCAAGGCTTGCAAAAAACCTTCGGCGAAGATCGTGTTATGGACACACCGCTAGCAGAAGCAGGTATCATCGGTGCTTCCATTGGTTTGGCCATGAATGGCATGAAGCCAATTCCTGAAATTCAATTCATGGGTTTTGTGTTGCCGGCGATGAATCAAATCTTGGGCCACGCTGCGAGACTTCGAAACAGAACCCGCGGCCGCTTCACCGTGCCCATGGTGGTTCGCATGCCATGCGGTGGTGGCATTCACGCGCCAGAGCATCACTCCGAAAGCAGCGAAGCCTACTTCACGCACACACCTGGCTTGAAAGTGGTGATGCCGTCAACGCCTCATGACATGAAGGGGTTGTTGCTGGCCTCCATTGAAGATCCGGACACCGTTTTGTTTTTGGAGCACAAGCGCATTTACCGCGCTGTGAAAGGTGAAGTAGCAGAAAACTACTACACCATCCCACTGGGAAAAGCAGACGTGGTGTGCAAAGGAACAGATCTCACCATTGTTACTTGGGGCTACATGCGCCATCTTTCAGAGCGAGTTGCAGCAGAACTTGCAGAACAAAATGTTTCAGTTGAAGTGATCGACCTTCGAACTTTGGCGCCTTTTGATGAAGAAGCTATTCTTACGTCAGTGGCGAAAACAGGGCGTTTGCTGGTAGTGCACGAAGCACCACGAAATTGTGGTCTTGGTGCCGAAATTTGTTCTTTGGTCTGCGAAAAAGCCATCTACTCCTTAAAAGCAGCTCCCAAGCGGGTTACCGGCTACGACATTACCATGCCGCTGCCAAAGGGTGAAGATTTGTACATCCCCAGTGAAGAGCGCATTGTGCACGCTATTCAGCAAATCCTGAGCGAATAG